A region of Nostoc sp. 'Peltigera membranacea cyanobiont' N6 DNA encodes the following proteins:
- a CDS encoding DUF2973 domain-containing protein, with protein MLHLLYILAFTILAFMAVGNLIRNLIMFSFDRERTYPTNSSPMNNQGNYGYYSSKKRFVPHPELLDSAGNLIKEPLLVMRSINVEDARQHLDALYEASPGRKSENSEEA; from the coding sequence ATGTTACATCTGCTTTACATTCTTGCTTTTACAATCCTTGCATTTATGGCTGTTGGCAACTTAATTCGTAACCTGATTATGTTCAGTTTCGATCGGGAGCGAACTTACCCAACGAATTCCTCGCCAATGAATAATCAAGGTAACTACGGTTATTATTCATCGAAGAAACGGTTTGTACCCCATCCAGAGTTATTAGATAGCGCGGGCAACTTAATTAAAGAGCCGCTTTTGGTAATGCGTTCGATTAACGTTGAAGATGCGCGTCAACATCTTGATGCACTTTACGAAGCATCTCCAGGACGTAAGAGTGAAAATTCTGAAGAAGCATAA
- a CDS encoding amylo-alpha-1,6-glucosidase: MTPDTLMTPEKIFLDGKTFIPAEQLPIPEWPCVVSERSQPTLTVKDDDLFFVTDTIGNISGCSLNDGNPSMGLFCCDTRFLNRLELQIEGRSPVLLSSTAEKGFSLSALCTNPKIDERLRAETIGIRREIVLNGALFEEIEISNYSTTTVNFELSLSFDADFVDLFEVRGYDREKRGRLLRLVEPTTEEGIIDAVSSVPKDPSTFREESLTLAYQGLDGSVMESRILFQHRQPDYFKGYTAVWQLELASHETQKLGYRVNMLKNNQSSSTVSAATTLGQAKAAELMEEQNWVQQITRISSDKSTFNRVIERAEQDMYLLRQSFGKHKTVSAGVPWFSTLFGRDSLITASQTLMLNSQIAKETLILLATYQGKFDDEWREEEPGKILHELRLGEMARCQEIPHTPYYGTVDATPLWLMLYAEHYAWTHDQELLELLWPNALAAMEWIDRNTKQNSYLSYFRISKRGLANQGWKDSGDCIVNHKGELANGPIALCEVQAYVYAAKMRLAEIARMKKRLDLADRWQEEARSLKVRFNRDFWVEDQDFCALALDGDGKPVDSITSNPGHCLHLGLFTHERAYSVAERLRAPDMFNGWGIRTLSSLSPAYNPMGYHTGSVWPHDNALIAMGLRSLGLIDQALELFQGLFDMTSRQPYQRPPELFCGYERNGDNAPVQYPVACTPQAWATGSVFQLLQMMVNLVPDAQNNCLRIIDPALPESINRLSFHNLRVGPTILDLEFERSGTTTACRVAKKRGNLRVVIEA, encoded by the coding sequence ATGACACCGGATACGCTAATGACCCCGGAAAAAATTTTCCTGGATGGAAAAACTTTTATTCCTGCCGAACAATTACCTATCCCGGAGTGGCCTTGTGTTGTGAGTGAAAGATCGCAACCGACACTGACGGTTAAAGATGATGATTTATTTTTTGTGACAGATACTATCGGGAATATTTCTGGCTGTTCCCTCAATGATGGCAATCCCAGTATGGGACTGTTTTGTTGTGATACAAGATTTCTGAATCGCTTGGAGTTGCAAATTGAAGGGCGATCGCCTGTACTTCTCAGTAGTACTGCTGAAAAAGGGTTTTCCCTCTCAGCTTTGTGTACTAACCCCAAAATCGACGAACGCCTCAGAGCCGAAACTATCGGAATTCGGCGAGAAATAGTCCTCAATGGCGCACTATTTGAAGAAATAGAGATATCTAACTACAGCACAACAACTGTCAATTTTGAACTAAGCCTTAGCTTCGATGCAGATTTTGTTGATTTGTTTGAAGTCAGGGGTTATGACAGAGAAAAACGAGGTAGGCTTTTACGGCTAGTAGAACCGACGACGGAAGAAGGAATCATTGATGCCGTTTCATCAGTACCCAAAGACCCATCAACTTTTAGGGAAGAATCCTTAACACTTGCCTATCAAGGTTTGGATGGATCTGTGATGGAATCTCGGATTTTATTCCAGCATCGGCAACCAGACTATTTCAAGGGTTACACTGCGGTTTGGCAGCTAGAGTTGGCTTCTCACGAAACCCAAAAACTGGGTTATCGGGTGAATATGTTGAAAAATAACCAATCTAGTTCAACCGTAAGCGCCGCCACTACATTAGGACAGGCGAAAGCTGCTGAGTTGATGGAGGAGCAAAACTGGGTACAGCAAATTACCCGCATTAGCTCAGATAAAAGCACCTTCAATCGAGTGATTGAGCGGGCCGAGCAAGATATGTATTTGTTGCGCCAGTCTTTTGGTAAGCATAAGACTGTTTCGGCGGGAGTGCCGTGGTTTTCTACGCTATTTGGGCGGGATTCGCTGATTACAGCTTCCCAAACCCTGATGTTAAACTCGCAAATCGCCAAAGAGACTCTGATATTACTGGCGACATACCAAGGTAAATTCGACGACGAATGGCGCGAAGAAGAACCGGGTAAGATTTTGCACGAGTTACGTTTGGGAGAAATGGCTCGTTGTCAAGAAATTCCCCATACACCATACTACGGTACTGTTGATGCAACTCCTCTGTGGCTAATGTTGTATGCCGAACATTATGCTTGGACTCACGATCAAGAACTCTTAGAGCTACTTTGGCCCAATGCTCTAGCAGCAATGGAGTGGATCGATCGCAATACTAAACAAAACAGTTACCTCAGCTACTTCCGTATATCTAAACGCGGTCTGGCTAACCAAGGTTGGAAAGACTCTGGCGACTGCATTGTAAACCACAAGGGAGAATTAGCTAACGGCCCAATTGCCCTTTGTGAGGTGCAAGCTTACGTCTATGCTGCAAAAATGCGCCTAGCAGAAATAGCGAGGATGAAAAAGCGCCTTGATTTAGCAGATCGTTGGCAAGAAGAGGCTAGAAGTCTGAAGGTTCGTTTTAATCGAGATTTTTGGGTGGAAGACCAAGATTTCTGCGCCTTGGCTTTGGATGGAGATGGCAAACCAGTAGACAGTATTACCTCAAATCCCGGTCATTGTCTGCATTTGGGTCTTTTCACCCACGAAAGAGCCTATAGTGTAGCAGAGCGGTTGCGAGCGCCAGATATGTTTAATGGTTGGGGCATTCGTACCCTGAGTAGTTTGTCACCCGCTTACAATCCAATGGGTTATCACACTGGTTCGGTTTGGCCCCATGATAACGCTCTGATTGCAATGGGATTGCGATCGCTGGGTCTGATCGATCAAGCCTTAGAACTTTTCCAAGGTTTATTCGATATGACTAGTCGGCAGCCTTACCAACGTCCTCCAGAACTATTCTGCGGTTACGAACGGAACGGCGATAATGCCCCTGTGCAGTATCCAGTTGCCTGCACTCCCCAAGCTTGGGCTACTGGTAGTGTCTTTCAACTGCTGCAAATGATGGTCAACTTAGTACCTGATGCTCAAAATAACTGCTTGCGAATAATCGACCCCGCTTTACCAGAATCGATTAATCGCCTGTCATTTCATAATTTGCGAGTCGGCCCCACCATCCTCGATTTAGAATTCGAGCGTTCTGGGACTACGACTGCTTGTCGTGTTGCGAAAAAACGGGGCAATTTGCGGGTAGTTATCGAAGCATAG
- a CDS encoding orange carotenoid protein N-terminal domain-containing protein encodes MSFTIKSAQSIFPGTLVADVVPAVVESFSQLNAEDQLALLWFAYTEMGRSITVAAPGAANMILAQGLLEQIKQMPFEAQTRVMYDLANRADSPLCRSYASFTVNIKLGFWYQLGEWMAQGIVAPIPEGYKLSAKAADVLEAIRNADSGQQITILRNTVVSMGFDPNAPGSYKKVSEPVSPPTAPAFRTKVTIEGIANPTVLGYINNMNANDFDAAVALFTSEGALQPPFERPIIGQDGIRAYMREECQGLKMIPERGISEPVEDNYTQVKVTGKVQTPWFGASVGMNIAWRFLLDPQGKIFFVAIDLLASPKELLNLVRK; translated from the coding sequence ATGTCTTTTACCATCAAGTCGGCTCAAAGTATTTTTCCCGGCACGTTAGTTGCTGATGTTGTTCCAGCAGTTGTCGAATCATTCTCTCAACTCAATGCTGAAGATCAACTAGCATTACTCTGGTTTGCTTATACCGAGATGGGTAGAAGTATTACGGTTGCCGCTCCCGGAGCAGCTAACATGATCCTCGCACAAGGCTTACTCGAACAAATTAAGCAGATGCCTTTCGAGGCTCAAACACGAGTTATGTATGATTTAGCTAACCGTGCTGACTCTCCCCTCTGTCGTTCCTATGCATCCTTCACCGTGAACATCAAGTTGGGCTTTTGGTATCAATTAGGAGAATGGATGGCTCAGGGAATTGTCGCTCCTATTCCAGAAGGCTACAAACTTTCTGCCAAGGCTGCTGATGTATTAGAAGCAATCAGGAATGCTGATTCCGGTCAACAAATTACAATTCTTCGCAATACTGTAGTGAGCATGGGATTTGACCCGAATGCTCCCGGTAGTTACAAAAAAGTCTCAGAGCCTGTGTCTCCACCCACTGCACCAGCATTTCGGACTAAAGTCACCATTGAGGGGATCGCCAACCCCACAGTGCTTGGCTATATCAACAACATGAATGCCAACGACTTTGATGCTGCTGTTGCTCTGTTTACTTCTGAAGGTGCTTTGCAACCTCCTTTTGAAAGACCAATTATTGGTCAAGATGGAATCCGCGCTTATATGCGTGAAGAATGCCAGGGATTAAAGATGATACCAGAGCGTGGTATATCTGAGCCAGTGGAAGATAACTATACTCAAGTTAAAGTCACAGGTAAAGTTCAAACCCCTTGGTTCGGTGCGAGTGTAGGAATGAATATTGCATGGCGGTTTTTGCTCGATCCCCAAGGCAAAATCTTCTTCGTAGCGATTGACTTGCTTGCTTCTCCTAAAGAACTTCTCAACTTAGTACGTAAGTAG
- the psaD gene encoding photosystem I reaction center subunit II produces the protein MAETLSGQTPLFPGSTGGLLKKAEVEEKYAITWTSPKEQVFELPTGGAATMRKGENLLYIARKEYGIFLGGQQLRRKFKITDYKIYRILPNGETTLLHPADGEFPEKVNAGREKVRYVPRSIGQNPNPSQLKFSGKATHDV, from the coding sequence ATGGCAGAAACACTCTCTGGACAAACCCCACTATTTCCTGGCAGCACTGGTGGCTTGCTAAAGAAAGCAGAAGTGGAAGAAAAGTACGCTATCACTTGGACTAGCCCGAAAGAGCAGGTATTTGAATTACCTACAGGTGGTGCTGCTACTATGCGGAAAGGTGAAAACCTGCTGTATATAGCTCGTAAAGAATATGGCATCTTTTTGGGCGGTCAGCAACTCCGCCGGAAATTCAAAATCACAGACTACAAAATTTACCGGATTTTACCCAACGGAGAAACTACCTTACTTCACCCAGCTGATGGTGAGTTCCCCGAAAAAGTGAATGCAGGTCGTGAAAAAGTGCGTTATGTCCCACGCAGCATTGGGCAAAATCCCAATCCATCACAACTCAAGTTTAGTGGTAAAGCTACCCACGACGTATAG
- the trpE gene encoding anthranilate synthase component I: MVFPDFSEFSQLALQGNFVPVYQEWVADLDTPVSAWYKVCAGQPYSFLLESIEGGEKLGRYSLVGCDPLWVLEARGDRTTQLNRDGSQVVFAGDPFTTLAECLAPYHPVKLPQLPPGIGGLFGFWGYELINWIEPRVPIYPQDERNIPDGLWMQVDHLLIFDQIKRKIWAIAYADLRDPNVDLHAAYQQAGDRVTQMLEKLSLPLSPEKTRLEWNPPGSRGAEEQGSRGAEEYKSNFTRPDFCASVQKAKDHIKAGDIFQVVISQRLSTAYTGDPFALYRSLRQINPSPYMAYFNFQDWQIIGSSPEVMVKAETDPDGGVIATVRPIAGTRPRGKTTQEDAAFAQDLLEDPKEVAEHVMLVDLGRNDLGRVCQNGSVKVDELMVVERYSHVMHIVSNVVGKLALDKTAWDLLKASFPAGTVSGAPKIRAMEIIHELESSRRGVYSGVYGYYDFEGQLNTAIAIRTMVVHDKTVSVQAGAGLVADSEPEKEYEETLNKARGLLEAIRCLR, from the coding sequence ATGGTATTTCCCGATTTCTCTGAATTTTCCCAGCTAGCTCTACAAGGCAACTTCGTACCCGTATATCAAGAATGGGTAGCCGACTTAGATACGCCCGTATCTGCTTGGTATAAAGTCTGTGCAGGTCAGCCCTATAGCTTTTTGTTGGAATCCATAGAAGGTGGGGAAAAACTAGGACGCTATAGTTTAGTGGGTTGCGATCCGCTTTGGGTTTTGGAAGCAAGGGGCGATCGCACAACCCAATTAAACCGCGATGGTTCGCAGGTCGTTTTTGCAGGCGACCCTTTTACAACTTTAGCCGAATGTTTAGCACCTTATCACCCAGTCAAGTTACCACAGCTACCGCCGGGAATTGGCGGATTGTTTGGGTTTTGGGGTTATGAATTGATTAACTGGATTGAGCCGCGCGTGCCAATCTATCCACAAGACGAACGAAATATCCCTGATGGGTTGTGGATGCAGGTAGACCACCTATTGATTTTTGACCAGATAAAGCGGAAAATTTGGGCGATCGCTTATGCTGATTTACGCGACCCCAATGTAGATTTACACGCAGCCTATCAACAAGCAGGCGATCGCGTCACCCAAATGCTCGAAAAGCTATCTCTCCCCCTATCCCCAGAAAAAACTCGATTGGAATGGAACCCGCCAGGAAGCAGAGGGGCAGAGGAGCAGGGGAGCAGAGGGGCAGAGGAGTATAAAAGTAATTTTACCCGCCCTGATTTTTGTGCCAGCGTCCAAAAGGCCAAAGACCATATTAAAGCTGGCGACATCTTTCAAGTAGTAATTTCTCAGCGATTATCAACAGCATACACAGGCGATCCCTTTGCCCTTTACCGCTCCCTACGTCAGATAAATCCTTCGCCTTACATGGCTTACTTTAACTTCCAAGATTGGCAAATCATCGGTTCCAGTCCTGAAGTGATGGTAAAAGCCGAAACCGATCCAGATGGTGGAGTTATAGCAACAGTACGCCCCATTGCTGGGACACGTCCACGGGGTAAAACTACCCAGGAAGATGCAGCCTTCGCTCAAGATTTACTCGAAGATCCCAAGGAAGTTGCCGAACATGTAATGCTTGTAGATTTAGGACGGAATGATTTGGGGCGTGTTTGTCAAAATGGTAGCGTCAAAGTTGATGAATTGATGGTAGTTGAGCGCTACTCTCATGTGATGCACATTGTTAGCAATGTTGTGGGTAAATTAGCACTTGATAAAACAGCATGGGATTTATTGAAAGCTTCCTTCCCAGCAGGTACGGTAAGCGGCGCACCTAAGATTAGAGCGATGGAAATTATCCACGAGTTAGAGTCTAGCCGTCGGGGTGTTTATTCCGGTGTGTATGGATATTACGATTTTGAAGGACAATTAAATACTGCGATCGCAATTCGCACAATGGTAGTACATGACAAGACGGTTAGCGTGCAAGCTGGTGCAGGTTTGGTAGCTGATTCTGAGCCAGAGAAAGAATACGAAGAGACGCTGAATAAAGCTAGAGGTTTATTAGAAGCAATTCGCTGTTTGCGTTGA
- a CDS encoding DICT sensory domain-containing protein, protein MSISTSVLSDLLKSLPYLRPQLYFKASLTALSHAMEDQVLAATLAQPLVIASFQRERFYRQEAHRYQRLALRSNQIYVLSAPETDFTNSSEHYEKIAFEPKDGLSHEWHLVVIADNYATCLVCRESLGSIAKNKQLPELSPNLDIDTARRFEGVWTSERGVSLKAAELLLDRILVYRPELANKIEEARQRFGIGQPRSNSGAEQFNEYACDIDTDPFVQRLVTYLQASQYKLHKAYRSIAAQARKERLVNSISTAIRRSLDPHEVLQVAAQELGQHLEACRCLIYRAQATDSQAIIEHEFLNPGILSVRGQTWELEKNSLFQDIVQQGEGVCISDTLNDPRVNNSPGLSLIAKKFAIRSWLMEPVFYQGRLLGIVELHYCRMPPHECQPGELDLVEAIATQVGAALIQAEAYANLEELNQQLEALDRTRSNLIAITGHELRTPLSTIQVCLESLASEPDMPLELQQIMLNTALSDSERMRKLVQDFLTLSNLESGRVQWHPESLTLQECVDLALSRNRPRSSTEKPPKIKTQISENLPLVRADGDWLVEVLAKLMDNACKFTPSEGEITIKAICNSHQMVEVTVADTGRGIEPNRLEVVFDRFYQEEGALRRTTGGTGLGLAICRQIVNGWGGKIWAESTGKDRGSQFHFTIPIVQNSHEEKRAKVKSK, encoded by the coding sequence ATGAGCATTTCGACTTCTGTGCTGAGCGATCTGCTAAAGTCCCTACCATACTTGCGGCCCCAGCTATATTTTAAGGCTTCACTAACGGCGCTCTCCCACGCGATGGAAGATCAAGTTTTGGCTGCGACTTTAGCCCAACCCCTTGTAATTGCTAGTTTTCAGCGAGAGCGATTCTACCGCCAAGAAGCTCATCGCTATCAGCGACTTGCCTTGCGAAGTAACCAAATATACGTATTATCTGCTCCAGAAACGGATTTTACCAACAGTTCGGAACACTACGAAAAGATCGCTTTTGAACCAAAGGACGGTTTAAGTCATGAGTGGCATTTGGTAGTGATTGCTGACAATTATGCAACTTGTCTCGTTTGTCGAGAAAGCCTTGGTTCTATTGCCAAAAATAAGCAACTACCAGAACTAAGCCCTAATTTGGATATAGATACAGCCCGAAGATTTGAGGGAGTTTGGACATCGGAAAGGGGAGTTAGCCTGAAAGCAGCCGAATTGCTGTTAGACAGGATTTTGGTTTACAGACCCGAACTGGCAAATAAAATTGAGGAGGCCCGTCAGAGGTTTGGCATTGGACAGCCGCGAAGCAACTCTGGAGCAGAACAGTTTAACGAATATGCTTGTGACATCGATACAGATCCCTTTGTGCAGCGCTTAGTAACTTATTTGCAAGCTAGTCAGTACAAATTGCACAAAGCCTACCGTTCCATTGCTGCCCAAGCACGAAAAGAAAGATTAGTCAACTCAATTAGTACTGCGATTCGGCGATCGCTCGATCCTCATGAAGTTCTCCAAGTGGCGGCACAAGAATTAGGACAACACCTAGAAGCTTGTCGCTGTCTAATTTACCGCGCTCAAGCCACAGATAGCCAAGCGATCATTGAACACGAGTTTTTGAATCCTGGTATTTTATCGGTTCGTGGGCAAACTTGGGAATTAGAGAAAAATTCCCTCTTTCAGGACATCGTGCAACAAGGCGAGGGTGTTTGTATTAGCGATACACTAAATGACCCTCGTGTGAACAATTCCCCAGGACTTTCCTTGATTGCCAAAAAGTTTGCCATTCGTTCTTGGCTGATGGAACCGGTATTTTATCAGGGGCGATTATTGGGCATTGTGGAATTGCACTACTGCCGAATGCCACCGCACGAGTGCCAACCTGGGGAATTAGATTTGGTAGAAGCGATCGCCACCCAAGTAGGAGCAGCCCTGATCCAAGCGGAAGCCTACGCTAACCTAGAAGAACTTAACCAACAGCTAGAAGCCCTAGACCGCACCCGCAGTAACCTAATAGCCATCACTGGACACGAACTGCGTACCCCCCTATCCACCATTCAAGTGTGCTTAGAAAGCCTCGCTAGTGAGCCGGATATGCCCTTGGAGTTGCAGCAGATTATGCTCAACACTGCGCTTTCTGACTCAGAACGGATGCGAAAATTGGTACAAGATTTCCTCACACTTTCCAACTTAGAAAGCGGTAGAGTGCAATGGCATCCAGAATCTCTCACTTTACAAGAGTGTGTGGATTTAGCGCTCAGTCGCAATCGCCCCCGTTCCTCAACGGAAAAACCACCAAAAATCAAGACTCAAATTTCCGAAAACCTACCTTTGGTGAGGGCTGATGGTGATTGGCTAGTAGAGGTACTAGCAAAACTCATGGACAATGCTTGTAAATTTACGCCCTCTGAAGGAGAAATCACCATTAAAGCGATTTGCAACAGCCATCAAATGGTCGAGGTGACTGTGGCTGACACTGGACGCGGTATTGAGCCGAATCGTTTAGAAGTCGTTTTTGACCGCTTCTATCAGGAAGAGGGAGCGCTACGCCGCACCACTGGCGGAACTGGACTTGGTTTAGCTATTTGTCGTCAAATTGTTAATGGCTGGGGTGGAAAAATTTGGGCAGAGTCAACTGGCAAAGATCGGGGTAGCCAGTTTCACTTCACCATCCCGATTGTTCAGAATAGCCATGAGGAAAAGCGGGCAAAAGTCAAGAGTAAATAG